The Methanoplanus sp. FWC-SCC4 genome has a window encoding:
- a CDS encoding winged helix-turn-helix transcriptional regulator → MTLFPAKITVLSTLLLLLILLSGFASAEDKIIQVRNGYVVTSAYGENLSGGEELKSKQVEFSELGLRSKLEVIITENIPIAGDFIMVIISLAMTFGLTSYFGCKYISKKTILKNEIRNDIFKIIKKNPGINFSGIVKELGITKTMVKYHLEKLVSFGIIRRFSENGRIGYFKNNDTFTVSEMKLSLVQKNLKDKLILDILTTQPGITRKEISCKTDLSGPAITWHMKRLEKTGYIEIVRDGRNTRYFLKQNPEIAKADEEYSIFKSGLLNQTFDQGEIINETK, encoded by the coding sequence ATGACTCTTTTTCCGGCTAAGATTACAGTGCTATCAACACTATTACTTCTTTTAATACTATTGTCAGGCTTTGCAAGTGCAGAAGATAAAATAATACAGGTTCGTAACGGATATGTCGTAACATCAGCTTACGGAGAAAATCTTTCGGGAGGAGAAGAACTTAAAAGCAAACAGGTGGAATTCTCGGAACTGGGACTCCGGTCAAAATTAGAAGTAATTATTACTGAAAATATCCCCATTGCTGGTGATTTTATAATGGTTATTATCAGTTTGGCAATGACTTTTGGTCTTACATCATACTTTGGATGTAAATATATTAGCAAAAAAACTATACTCAAAAACGAAATCCGCAATGATATTTTTAAAATTATTAAAAAAAATCCGGGGATTAACTTCTCGGGGATTGTAAAAGAACTAGGAATAACGAAAACAATGGTCAAATACCACCTTGAAAAACTTGTCTCATTTGGAATTATCAGACGATTCTCCGAAAACGGCCGTATTGGGTACTTTAAAAACAATGATACTTTTACAGTTTCTGAGATGAAACTTTCACTTGTTCAAAAAAACCTGAAAGATAAACTAATACTTGATATTTTAACAACTCAGCCGGGAATAACAAGAAAAGAAATTTCATGCAAAACAGATCTGTCTGGACCGGCGATTACATGGCACATGAAAAGACTGGAAAAAACAGGCTATATTGAAATTGTAAGGGATGGCCGAAATACCAGGTATTTTCTGAAACAGAATCCTGAGATTGCAAAAGCGGATGAAGAATATTCAATTTTCAAATCAGGATTATTAAATCAAACGTTTGATCAGGGGGAGATAATAAATGAAACAAAATAA
- a CDS encoding NEW3 domain-containing protein, with protein MKQNNRIKRFFVFNILILLVLGIVANPVTGGGSESSNIKISCKYPGMIIEAGETVKFDLVIENSGGNNYPKKLRVDTFKGEDDWEFRFLTDDREIDRIAFLQGESETIQLEVKTAGDTPVDTYQFRVCVDDGSLWLYLVIEKTHAGEDGVLKMEVVNEQGENIKGAMVSAFRDKSTTAYTKVFSTADGQVRTELDQGEYILLIEKNGYLCREIDNVNIQSGYTADIGTVMLERKNFGLDIDVKSPVVTSLIGQKPLYEMKLMNVGKSDDVFVFSSKNMSEGWYGRYKEILDSKSELSEVFIKAGDEKTVFLEIIPPYSITKGDYIFESVIRSSDDLEYVTELKATIKGSSDLQVFSEKYLYEITKGDSVEIPVKVLNNGNGVALTNIKLEVSAPEGWKVTTLPETIPVIAPGERKTVSLRVVPPSNIAASEYKITAKVISDQEEVSDSLRIVVNESSIIGILGIMLMFVVAGGVYYMYRKYERR; from the coding sequence ATGAAACAAAATAACAGAATTAAAAGATTTTTTGTATTCAACATTTTGATATTATTGGTTCTTGGAATTGTAGCAAATCCCGTTACAGGGGGCGGATCAGAATCATCAAATATAAAAATTTCATGTAAATATCCCGGAATGATTATAGAAGCAGGCGAGACTGTAAAATTTGATCTTGTTATTGAAAATTCAGGGGGCAACAACTATCCAAAAAAACTTCGTGTCGATACATTCAAAGGTGAGGATGACTGGGAATTCAGGTTTTTAACAGATGACAGAGAAATAGACAGAATTGCATTTTTACAGGGAGAATCAGAGACAATCCAGCTTGAAGTAAAGACAGCGGGAGACACTCCCGTAGACACCTATCAGTTCAGGGTGTGTGTTGATGATGGAAGTTTATGGCTTTATCTTGTAATTGAAAAGACACATGCAGGCGAAGATGGTGTCTTAAAAATGGAAGTAGTGAATGAACAGGGTGAAAACATTAAGGGGGCAATGGTTTCAGCATTTCGTGATAAAAGCACAACTGCATATACAAAGGTTTTCTCAACAGCAGACGGACAGGTAAGAACCGAACTTGATCAGGGAGAATACATACTCTTAATCGAAAAAAATGGATATTTATGCAGGGAAATTGATAACGTAAATATCCAGAGCGGATATACTGCAGATATCGGGACTGTAATGCTTGAAAGGAAAAATTTTGGTCTTGATATCGATGTAAAATCTCCGGTAGTGACATCTTTGATTGGGCAGAAACCCCTTTATGAAATGAAACTTATGAACGTAGGCAAAAGCGATGATGTTTTTGTTTTTTCATCAAAGAATATGTCTGAAGGCTGGTATGGCCGGTACAAGGAAATTCTGGATTCAAAAAGTGAATTATCCGAGGTGTTCATAAAAGCCGGTGATGAAAAAACCGTATTTCTTGAAATAATACCTCCTTATTCAATTACAAAAGGGGATTATATTTTTGAATCAGTAATCAGATCATCAGATGACCTGGAATATGTAACAGAACTTAAGGCAACAATCAAAGGAAGCTCTGATCTCCAGGTATTCTCTGAAAAATATCTTTATGAGATTACTAAAGGTGATTCTGTCGAAATTCCGGTAAAGGTTCTAAACAACGGAAACGGTGTTGCACTGACAAACATAAAATTAGAGGTATCTGCACCCGAGGGATGGAAAGTTACGACTTTGCCTGAGACAATACCTGTCATTGCCCCCGGTGAGAGGAAAACGGTTTCTCTCAGGGTTGTTCCGCCTTCAAATATTGCGGCATCAGAGTACAAAATAACCGCAAAAGTGATATCTGATCAGGAGGAGGTTTCAGACAGTTTGAGGATTGTTGTAAATGAAAGCTCCATAATAGGTATTTTAGGAATCATGCTCATGTTTGTTGTTGCAGGAGGAGTATATTATATGTACAGAAAGTATGAGAGACGCTGA
- a CDS encoding winged helix-turn-helix transcriptional regulator, translated as MAIYRKAAIVLIFFLAAMFLVLPASAQSVSYSVQGWDESPPVSEAKAPVPLDLWEVQPLAVIAVMLVLISPAFLLPAQIILAGAGLVTLNFRRIDKKTILENNFRNRIYRFIIHNPGTCFTDIENRLSVNRGTLDYHLRMLKQEHLITVFLKNNRSFYFENSGSYSDSEMKIFVSLRNETEFLICEYLSDSPDASRDDIAGMIQTSCSTVSWHMGRLCDAGVIFSTKCGRVVRYRLSPSALGVMNKINSKCIA; from the coding sequence ATGGCAATTTACAGAAAAGCGGCAATTGTATTGATCTTTTTTTTGGCAGCGATGTTCCTGGTTCTTCCTGCATCTGCACAATCCGTGTCATATTCTGTTCAGGGGTGGGACGAGAGTCCCCCGGTAAGTGAAGCAAAAGCACCTGTGCCACTTGACTTATGGGAAGTACAACCGCTGGCAGTTATTGCCGTTATGCTTGTGTTAATCTCTCCCGCTTTCTTGTTGCCGGCCCAGATAATTCTGGCAGGTGCCGGTCTGGTTACACTTAATTTCCGCAGGATTGATAAAAAGACGATACTTGAGAATAATTTCCGCAACAGGATCTACCGGTTTATCATCCATAATCCGGGAACATGTTTTACTGATATTGAAAACCGCCTTTCTGTAAACAGGGGTACACTTGATTATCATCTCAGGATGCTTAAACAGGAGCATTTAATCACTGTTTTTTTAAAGAACAACAGAAGCTTTTATTTTGAAAATTCCGGCAGTTATTCCGACTCTGAGATGAAGATTTTTGTAAGTCTCCGAAATGAAACCGAATTTTTGATCTGTGAATATCTTTCTGACTCTCCGGATGCTTCAAGAGATGACATAGCCGGAATGATACAAACATCATGTTCCACGGTTTCATGGCACATGGGAAGACTCTGTGATGCAGGTGTTATCTTCTCAACAAAGTGTGGCAGGGTTGTCAGGTACCGGTTGTCTCCGTCTGCTCTTGGTGTGATGAATAAAATAAATTCCAAATGCATCGCTTAA
- a CDS encoding TolB family protein — MIKKIAVSLILIISSLIFPCFAQEIPDAELIAMGDVARYNSMAFKDNVVAWIEYGQDENDILISSIHKYNISTGMQETVIADPSGKFSLDFSGDRYVWSDQRGIFFYDESENRLTFLYSKNPQRSPVIDGDIIIWVEDIDDKRSTLKKYDISNGEYGEVAQGGMFDSFDYPAISGDRVVFINEDIYDHTLRLCLYNLNDKNRYTCFADVPDVCQPPAIDGDIIVWTGKYNDFYTTFMYDIQTGKTKPVSPFKSAQLCPDISGSHVVWLDFGPYPSNLPWGGDVYMHNLDSGVTEKISKSHKQDYPKVSGDYVVWLDNWGSGHDIYLYSFLDEGRDFLSDDAGSIYDATPTPLPTPETKVRFYSKIKYGEVEWYSLTTSGNLQLSFELRWSDPDTKLSLSVVSPSGAVWHFTDGSDKDDDNAIRMTISNVNSYFMDNGKWTIAVSGDAVSCESDYDLCWY, encoded by the coding sequence ATGATAAAGAAAATTGCAGTTTCTTTGATCCTGATAATATCCTCCCTCATCTTCCCGTGCTTTGCGCAGGAGATTCCTGATGCAGAACTTATTGCAATGGGTGATGTGGCGAGATATAATTCCATGGCTTTTAAGGACAACGTAGTGGCGTGGATTGAATATGGACAGGACGAAAATGATATTCTGATAAGTTCGATTCATAAATATAACATTTCTACAGGCATGCAGGAGACAGTAATAGCAGATCCTTCCGGAAAATTCAGCCTTGATTTTTCAGGAGACCGTTATGTATGGTCAGATCAGCGGGGTATTTTCTTCTATGATGAATCTGAAAACAGACTTACGTTTCTGTATTCTAAAAATCCCCAGCGTTCTCCTGTGATTGACGGTGATATTATTATCTGGGTGGAGGATATTGATGATAAACGATCCACACTGAAGAAGTATGACATCTCAAATGGTGAATACGGAGAAGTTGCACAAGGAGGAATGTTTGATTCATTTGATTATCCTGCAATCTCCGGTGACAGGGTGGTTTTTATAAATGAGGATATTTATGATCATACCCTCCGGTTGTGCCTGTATAATTTAAATGACAAGAATAGATACACCTGCTTTGCCGACGTTCCGGATGTTTGCCAGCCTCCTGCGATTGACGGTGACATTATAGTCTGGACCGGAAAATATAATGATTTCTATACGACATTTATGTATGATATCCAAACAGGAAAGACAAAACCGGTTTCTCCTTTTAAATCAGCACAATTATGTCCTGATATTTCCGGGAGTCATGTAGTGTGGCTTGATTTCGGACCATATCCATCCAATCTGCCATGGGGAGGGGATGTATACATGCATAACCTGGATTCAGGAGTTACGGAGAAAATATCAAAATCCCATAAACAGGATTATCCCAAGGTTTCAGGCGATTATGTCGTGTGGCTTGATAACTGGGGCAGTGGCCATGATATTTACCTGTACAGTTTTTTAGATGAGGGGAGAGATTTTTTGAGTGACGATGCGGGAAGTATTTATGATGCAACCCCTACTCCTCTCCCTACCCCTGAAACAAAGGTTCGTTTTTACAGTAAAATTAAATATGGGGAAGTTGAGTGGTATTCACTCACAACCTCCGGCAATTTACAGTTATCATTTGAACTTCGGTGGAGTGATCCGGATACAAAACTTTCATTATCAGTTGTAAGTCCGTCAGGTGCTGTCTGGCATTTCACGGATGGCAGTGATAAAGATGATGATAATGCCATCAGGATGACTATTTCAAATGTGAACAGTTATTTTATGGATAATGGAAAATGGACAATTGCCGTTTCAGGCGATGCGGTTTCCTGTGAATCTGATTATGATCTGTGTTGGTACTGA